ACAGAAGCTGCAGAACTATCCTCGAaacctttttcttttataagcTTATAGTTATGGCTCGCACTACTTCCAACATTCTCCTTTCGTGAGGCAATTCCAACATTAATATAACCCTgtaaaaaaatatgattataAAGTTCCCAATTGCACCAACCAATAGACAAAAAGTATGGTTTTATTAAAGCCAAAAAGTATAGTTAAATGAGAAAAGGAAATAGCTGAATAAATGAGGAAAACTTACACATTGGTCAAGAAATGCATAGACCTTCCTAATCAAAGAAGACTTAGGAGGTTCATCCTCAGAAGGAGTATCACTAACCCCACAGTCAGCAAGAGGCAAAATACGCGTGACATCACTGCTCCAAAGGCTTAAGATCTGATTTCTGCAATGTATAAATTTAAacatgtaaaatttattttgatgCAGAATTTATTACAAAAAGCTTCCCTGGTTTTTAGCTAAACTCTCTGTTACAAATAAACAAAAGCATGAAATCCAGTATATCCCAGAGTATTTTAGCATAGAAGCTAAGAAGTTGCTACTAATACTATATGTTCATTTGAATTTTGCGGTTGATTATTTAAAGACTTTTTCATGGATACCCAGACgcaaaaaacaattaaaaacaaCATCCCATCACTAAAACAATAAATCAGAAGGTAAAAGCTAATCAAGAAAAAATAAGCGATCATGATGctataaaacaaataatatgaGAAATGAGAAGAGATTGCTATTTGCAATAAAATCACAACAACAGGAACTCATAATCTTatcatataatataaaactaatAATCAATTATAACTCGatcaaaaaaggaaaaaacaaatcTAATCGAAATTGATTGAAAGTAGACATATTCTCGTAAGTCTTAAATATTTCCTTTTCTGAGCAAATATAAGAGGAAGGCCCTTGCTTTCCCTCCTTGTCCTTGACTACAACAATGTAACAGTagataatataattatataaaagtcagaagaaaaacaatggccAAATAGGAAAAAATATTTGAATCAGCAAACAGATATCGCTGGATAACTGCTAACTTCCAATTTTATTTGCCTCTTATTTAATTCTCATAAGTCGTAACAACAACAGGCTGTTCACCAGCCCAAATATACAAATGAATACTTAAGAAGCCAGATACAGAAGATAGCTCATGTTTCACACAGTAAATAACATATTCAATCAACAGTCATAAATGATTGAAACAGTTAGTGCATCAGAAGCATAAGACAATAAAAACCAATACTGAAGAAAGCAACCTTAAAGTTGCAGAAAAAATACTGAAACCTTTCTTAATACATGGAAAGACCAATTGCAAGCAAATACAAAGACCTGTTTGAAAGTTATATACTGACCTGCAATTCAAATATTCCTGGAGACCACCTTTACGCTTTAAGATCTCCTTAAATCTTATTTTCTCAACTGGACCAGCTGCATGCGCTTTCAGCCCAGCTGATACTGCTACTGCGACACTGTCAGACTCATCAACAGCATCATTCAAAGAGGAATCAAACTTCACTCTCGGTCTGTGAATGTGTTCACCATCAAGACCACCTTGGCTTTCAAGAAAAGCTTGGTCATTTATCAAAACCTCCCAATCACCATCCCCTTCATACGCCATGTCTCCATGCCTACGCTTCTTAGCCTTCCGGCGCGTAGATGCTGATGCCTTATTATCTTTATTGGCAACCTCAGAACCAGAGACAGCATATTCTTCGCAATTCTCATTTTCCTCTGGAATTGCACCCTGAGATGAGGCACCATCAGTATCTTTCTTGGTATAGAAACAATCATCATTTGGAAGGGAACCCTCTTCAAATGTATTGTTACAAGGTTGAGTCGGATCCAATACCGAGGTGCATTTTGGAATGGAGGAATTAGAGTCCTTTGGAATATTACTTGTTTCTGAAGGTTTCTCAGGGTGATTTGACTTAATAGCCAATTCAGATTCATTGGCTTCATTTGACACCACAGGATCTAAACTACCACCATAATTTACAGAATTTATTTCAGGAAAGAAACCTACAACAAAACCATGTGTTTCGGCCTTGGTATCTAGATTATTACGATCACAGCAATTTCTCCAACAAACAAACTTAGTTTCAGAATTTACATCTTCATCTACCTCTGTTCGGCATCCAGAGAGCTTCAGAGTTCCATTTCTTGAGGATCCCAGGAAATTTTTTCCAGAAACCATATGATTATTTTCATTAAGTAGATTCTCAGATGATTTAGTCAAGAGCTCGGAGTCACAGGAGAACAACTTTGCTTTGTCCATATAAGTAAAATCGCCATGTTTTGGTGCACTATTACATACTTGTGCTTGCTCATCAGGCAAAGTGTCCTTAAGCTCACCCTCACTAAACCGACACACCCCTTCCCCTACTTCTCTGAGCGAGACTGTGTCGATTTTACCTTCAACATCATGCAACATGGCAGAACACTTCTTTAAGCCATCATTGAAAGATCCTTCTTGTAATGCCACCTTTTGGTCAGAAGGAGAACATATATCTTCAGGTTGTACACAAGACAATTGCTGGCTACCTCCATAGCAGGCGTTGGTTGAGAAACGGGGATCAACTAACGGCTCATCAGGAATGGTTGGATGACATACGCCCTTGGCGATTTCAGGGGAACTTTTGCAGCACATGCTCAACCCATCATTCACATTCTGGCTCTCACTTTTCTGGATCACACCCACCCCTTTCTCATCTTCTGCGGTGCTCCTAGACCCTTTCGCAACCAAATCACCAACAGACAAGGCATGACCCTCAGTTCCCTTCAATGTCAAATCCATATTAGGTCCCTCTAATTTCACTTCACAGCTACCCATGATCTTCATATCCATAGCTAAATCAGATCCACCATCCCCCACAGCAAGCCCCACGCAGACATTGTCCTCATTCAGCGAAGACTTTTCATCCAAATCCTCATTCAAGGCAAAAGCTTTCTTCCCTCTTGCAGCTCCAGATCCCTGCTCTTTCTTAGGACCCTTCAACCTCTTTCTAAAGTTAGCCAGAGTATCATCCAAACCCCCTAAACCCTCTCGTAGCCCCCCACGACTGCCAGCATTCTCGCCTTCACCACCACCAGTGCCCTCGGTTGCCAAGCTAACCTTCTTTTTCACATCCCGCGGCTTCCTCGCCTTAAACATAGACCCAATGAGCTCATTATCATCAGTTTCAACCAGTTTAGACCTCTTCTTTGCCCCAGAACTCACGTCTTCACCATCCATCTCTTCTCTTCAATGTAGCCCTACAAAAACCTATTGAAAAAACccttcatctgaaattcattgccCTAATCTACATGTGAATGCGAAACCATGGCTTTCCAGTTCTCTATCGTGAAAACCTAATCCAGTCATCTCAACGCACAAAAAAGGAAAGATAACGATTCTCGAACAAGCTTCTACTGCAAATTAGTGAGGAGTAAAGTTCAATAGTGAATCGGTTGTGAAGGTTGAAGAGCAAGTAAAAGCGCTAACCACACTGTAACGAAACGCATAGAAACTGAAGCGTtgaatagagagagaaagagatacaGAGAGAGAGGTTGTAGACCTGGACTCTGCCTCTGCACTGCAATGGCGTCGGTGCGGTGGCTGGTTTCTTCGTTCCGGTGGCGAAGAACGTCACCGTTTCGTTACAGTGAAGGGGAAACAAAGAatgtgaaagaaagaaagaaagcccGCTCTCTTATAAATGGTGCCGCGAGCAACATTCATTCCTTGCTTGGTGTATAAAACggtaattaagaaaataatcatcATCTAATATTAATCTAATCTAATTGATTGTAAAGTTTGTGAGCTTTTTGAATAGCTTGACATGAAATGTTTCAGAAAGACTAGTTTGGAAGTGCTGGAACAACATGATCTTTTGAGGATAATCTTTGGACGGTGCAGGAGGCATGGTGCGAAATATGTGATAATCGTGATGAGTTCGTGTTGTTTATGGATCCTTAAATTATGGACGTAGGTGATGTGATGTTGAGTTGCACCTGGTGTACTCTATTATGTTGGTGATGTTAAACTGAATGTTGACGGAGCTTTCGCGAACCAGAGAGGTCTGGTTTATGATGACTAGGGTTGGTGGCTTTGCCGTCTCTATTCTTATGAGGTGGGTGGTAATTCATTGCTTGCAGCAGAGGCTAATTAATGTTATGCGTGATGGTCTCTTTCCCGCCTGGAATCCGCGATATAAGGAAGTCACGTGTGAGGTGGATTGTGTTGACTTTCTCACTTTCTTGTTTCGTTTGAAGACACTGAATGTGCGAGAGTCACGTGTGAGGTGGATTGTGTTGACTTTCTCACTTTCTTGTTTCGTTGGAAGACACTGAATGTGCGAGATTCTTTCCAATGATCAACGATATAAAGAATTTCACAATAAAGGATTAGGTTGTGACCGTTACCTGTGTTTAGTGAGATAGCAATGCACATTTGATCGTCTTGCTAGATTGAGTTCATGCTCACCTTCCTCGAGGGTTTGTTTTATAGATGTGCATCACATTGAGTTGAAGACTCTCATGATGAGAGATTCTTTGTATATGCCTTAGTATATGTTTGAgttgtattattttttttggggAAAAAAAGACAATAAAGTTAAAAAATGATTTCATAACTCTTTTCTGGACTAGGTTTGAAGGTTCTATAGATAAGGTAAAAATGTTTGAAGTATTTTTTTAGTTACTTGAAAATATAAAGGTCtaaaaatcaatgttattaaatTTCTTTGTCAAAAATTGATAAGAAAAGAGAGGCTAAAAGATCCACTTATGAAAGATATCTTTAAAAGGAAATGAATGCTTTTAAGGAAATAGTGACAGATTGTTCAAAAGAGAATGGAACCGCCTGGTCCGACCAGTTGGATTGAGAACCAGTCAAGTGATCGGTCcacttgaaaaaaaaacaactagATCTCAGAGCTAGTGAGAACGGCAATAACTGAGTCAAAGCCAGTGAAAACCAATTCGTTGTTGGTCTCTTACACAACTTTTGCACTTCTTaaagaataataaataaataaattttgctAGGGACTATTGTCCAATTTTACATAAATGAAAACATGTTTTACTCTAAACATTTTGTAGTTGTGGTTGATCAATAACTTGGATAAATAATGCATTTTGTTAAACAATTGTATAAAGAGATTCTCCTCGTACgtagtttttttttccatacTATATTGCTTCCGCAGTTTTAATACGAGTATGGTGAATGTCAAAGATTTTTCTAAAAGTATGTCTCTTAAAGATCAAACTTTCCACCTAAAAATTCAAACAATAGTTTTTAATCATTACAACCAACACACATTGGACCTCATCCAtagtatataatattaatatactATAGAGGACTTTGATAAGAACATCAAGCTTAGACCTTAGACTTCCTTCACAAACCTACTCTCAAATACTCAGTGCAATAATGGAACTTATCTTGAATTATAAAGTCTACTAAGATaaatgagcatattttattttgttcatcttcttttctaTATGCATATCCCAAGATCACTTGCAACTTATACAAAATGGTTTTATCAAGTTTTTGTTAGAATGGACTAGTCACTTGGTTGCAATGGAGTGCTAATCTCACATAATGAATGTTGATCGTGATAGTTACAAGTGATTGTTTGAACCCTACAATCGAAAATTGATTTTTAAGAATCACACTCTTGAGAGATATTTGACATTCAACACACTGAGTTGAAATTGCGAAAgcaatttaatatataaaaaaatgtagTCAAATCCCTTTTCATTGAATTGATTTACTATAAAGGAAAATCGTAAtgagaattaattttttttttcattcagtTTGAAAGGCATAGCCTTTAAACATTGTTATATATATGAGAGGCACAAGCAATGACACAAACAAATCAACAGCTCACATTACTTGGTGTTCTATTTGGGTCAAAGGCTTAGGCTTATGCCAGGCAAACGGCCATAGGTCACCCCAGATGACTTTTTTGGCCATAGCATGCAAAGTAGGGTTCTTGCTCCTGGTTACAACAATACGGACATAAGAACCCTCTGAGGCATCTGGCTTGGTGGACCTGCACACATTCATTGTGACCTGTCTACCCCTCCTTACAGGCATGAAGATAATTCTGCCCCAGCCACCTCCAAGATCAGCACTACCTGTTTCCTCTTCCTCAatctcttcatcatcatcagcatcCCCATCAGTTTCAACAGCATCAGAATCATAAGTTACTGCACGTACTACTTCATGAGGTACTACTTCATGTGGAGCATCATCAGCACCCCCTTCAGTTTCAATAGCATCAGAATCATTAGTTACTGCATCTACTACTTCATGAGGAGCATCGTCAGCTTGTTCCAACTTCAACCAGTCATCTGAAAAAGTgaagagaaataaataaaaaatggaaatgAATAGTATAAAGTCAGTCTCCATGATCCATGATGGCATGACCACAGGTTCAAATGCAAGCAGATCATACATTTTGTTTAGAAATATTTTAACAGAAAACAAACATGCACTAGTGCAATTGTATCATCAAGTACCGTAGTCAATTTCAATAGCATCCCAATCATTAGTTACTGCATCTACTACTTCATGAGGAGCATCATCAGCTTGTTCCAACTTCAACCAGTCATCTGAAAAagtgaagaaaaataaataaaaattggaAATGAACAGTATATAGTCAGCCTCCATGATCCATGACGGCATGAGTGCATGACCACAGGTTCAAATGCAAGTAGACCATACATTTGTTTGGAAATATTTTAACAGAAAACAAACATGCACTATTGCAATTGTATCATCAAGTACCGTAGTCAACTTCAATAGCATCAGAATCATTAGTTACTGCATCTACTACTTCATGAGGAGCATCGTCAGCTTGTTGCAACTTCAACCAGTCCTCTGAAAAAGTgaagagaaataaataaaaaatggaaatgAATAGTTTATAGTCAGTCTCCATGATCCATGACCACAGGTTCAAATGCAAGCAGACCATATATTTTGTTTAGAAATATTTTGAACAGAAAACAAACATGCATTAGTGCAATTGCATCATCAAGTACCGTAGTCAATTTCAAGATCTTCTGGATTTCTTTTAGCATGCTGTTCCTTCAGAGTCTCCAATGTAATACCATCAAGAGGCCAAGATTCTCTGGTCCAGGGGTTGAgcgaaaaaaatcaaaattacatACAATGAAAGCATATATGCCCTGAAGACATGGACTGTGCCATTCAATGATCAGTGAGGTAAGGATCACAAGTGTTATCTTCCATTTCAACAGAAaagaaatcataataaaaagtTTGGAGAATGTTTGTATTATGACTTATGAGTTACATGTCCATAGGCTTGTTAAGATCTCATGAAAAAGAACTCTCAATATTTTCTGTTATTCTATTTGAAAATTGGTGAAGTTCAAACATGAAAGGTTTATGTACAACACTTGCCTTGGTCTTAGTCCTCGTCTTAAAACAACATAGGAAAAtttctcatcttcaaagccacGTAAAGGCTCACCCTTTGAACGCTGCAAAATCATGAAATTCAGAGCAGAAATACATTTGTTATGTTAATCCTTATTGAACAAAGAGGAAAGTAGGATTGTGGGGAACATGACTCTTTCCAATACAGAAAGTAAAATATGGATTACAAAGAAACCTTGTAGGCACGTTGTGATGATGTCCTTTCCAAGCGCTGAACAAAATGACAATATTTTCCAGATTTTACCAGTGGACAAGTCCCATCATGGGGACACTGCATTCAGAAAATTTATCAAACGAATGAGAGAGGCATTGAAAGAGAGAATGAGATTGACAATCGTCTAAATTGAAAAAGATGTTGAGTAAAAATGTAACGAACTTACAGGAGCAACTACAAAAGCACCATCCTTCTTAGTTATCAAATCTTTACAAACTTCTTTGTTCTTTTGAG
This is a stretch of genomic DNA from Lotus japonicus ecotype B-129 chromosome 1, LjGifu_v1.2. It encodes these proteins:
- the LOC130727794 gene encoding uncharacterized protein LOC130727794 isoform X2; this encodes MATQTIVETAQKIVTPETIRHAAKQSQRCLTVPIRLRRAIKKYLREQEEPYMKRKVLSLSQSFSDIKNVNLQLATTTSRELVEDPLKSLEQSKRWKIKSSYGDIGLTYSDEQTNAYVASRMPAVYSACYRVLKEVRRRLPGFSPAKVLDFGAGTGSAFWALREVWPKSLKKVNLIEPSQSMQRAGLNLIQGLKNLPLIQSYDSIQALSKRTSKSERGHDLVIASYVLGEIPSLKDRITIVRQLWDLTQDVLVLVEPGTPHGSSIIAQMRSHILWMEERFRKSSQKNKEVCKDLITKKDGAFVVAPCPHDGTCPLVKSGKYCHFVQRLERTSSQRAYKRSKGEPLRGFEDEKFSYVVLRRGLRPRESWPLDGITLETLKEQHAKRNPEDLEIDYEDWLKLQQADDAPHEVVDAVTNDSDAIEVDYDDWLKLEQADDAPHEVVDAVTNDWDAIEIDYDDWLKLEQADDAPHEVVDAVTNDSDAIETEGGADDAPHEVVPHEVVRAVTYDSDAVETDGDADDDEEIEEEETGSADLGGGWGRIIFMPVRRGRQVTMNVCRSTKPDASEGSYVRIVVTRSKNPTLHAMAKKVIWGDLWPFAWHKPKPLTQIEHQVM
- the LOC130727794 gene encoding uncharacterized protein LOC130727794 isoform X1 → MATQTIVETAQKIVTPETIRHAAKQSQRCLTVPIRLRRAIKKYLREQEEPYMKRKVLSLSQSFSDIKNVNLQLATTTSRELVEDPLKSLEQSKRWKIKSSYGDIGLTYSDEQTNAYVASRMPAVYSACYRVLKEVRRRLPGFSPAKVLDFGAGTGSAFWALREVWPKSLKKVNLIEPSQSMQRAGLNLIQGLKNLPLIQSYDSIQALSKRTSKSERGHDLVIASYVLGEIPSLKDRITIVRQLWDLTQDVLVLVEPGTPHGSSIIAQMRSHILWMEERKFRKSSQKNKEVCKDLITKKDGAFVVAPCPHDGTCPLVKSGKYCHFVQRLERTSSQRAYKRSKGEPLRGFEDEKFSYVVLRRGLRPRESWPLDGITLETLKEQHAKRNPEDLEIDYEDWLKLQQADDAPHEVVDAVTNDSDAIEVDYDDWLKLEQADDAPHEVVDAVTNDWDAIEIDYDDWLKLEQADDAPHEVVDAVTNDSDAIETEGGADDAPHEVVPHEVVRAVTYDSDAVETDGDADDDEEIEEEETGSADLGGGWGRIIFMPVRRGRQVTMNVCRSTKPDASEGSYVRIVVTRSKNPTLHAMAKKVIWGDLWPFAWHKPKPLTQIEHQVM